In Actinomyces radicidentis, one genomic interval encodes:
- a CDS encoding lysylphosphatidylglycerol synthase transmembrane domain-containing protein: MTDEAAPTSPDAPDVPAPAPATSPVGIPRIGVAPVAPPRPRSAPVVRSRTLLVDAPLQRLRRTEDLLDLVLCVLGVGSMLILAAYAHETTTGVTQDVQNALAVVLRQILVFPLQAIEGLATLILPIAVLLDQVLHRAWRGAALSGLAAVGGWLIGVLAHAAVAAWAPTALVSGLTVTASGSAQIGISATFASLAALLTAAGERRSSSMVRYGWAAVWTVVGLAVLRSALSLPGAVLSVLLGRLVGVAVRYAFGVEDRRVHGINLVRALRRAGVDAVRVVRMDPAPESRAWTVTTDSPLGYTERVRENPLTAPVPDEQLPGVGDDLPDEVAVPEDAPSPDAAGAAPDRGGDAVQGSLFGSSQHDDGAVGLDGQPEDVNRIVPADDVDLAAVLAEAHSGALVEGRPSAHRLYAVWDSEGRRRDVTLLDSDRQVAGFLSTVWDRLRVKGLSPDRDLSVRPAAEHAALMTLEARRAGVRTPGLFGMAEADESVLLVTDHIVGARSLGDLGDEASDDVLAQLWDQVRRAHAAGLAHRAIDGSSVIVDATGRVWLLDWDSGETISTELSRRVDLAQTLALVASVAGLDRAIATASRSLTTEQLASIAPMLQRVVLPVATREAMGRRGKVLQELRDALVSLTPTAHAEPAKLNRFSARTVIMAVIALVALYTLLGRMNFEEISSAVADANVWWILGALVFSLATYVGAGISLVAFSPVRLSLWRSTEVHLASSVVSLVAPAGVGGAAINLRFLNRKGVPTAIGVATVALVQVIQFGVTVVLLLILAATTGQSTGLTLPSGWVIALALVLVAAVAIALVIPKVRTWIWAKIEPTYRQVWPRLVWVVSNPVRLAAGVGGTIILSLSYILAFGASLWAFGYTLSFSVLAITYLASNTVGSIVPSPGGIGPVELALTAGLATAGVPSGVALSTALVYRLVTFWIPIPVGWLSLQRLQKKGDL; encoded by the coding sequence ATGACCGACGAGGCCGCTCCCACCAGCCCGGACGCCCCCGACGTCCCGGCACCCGCGCCCGCGACGTCGCCCGTCGGCATCCCCCGCATCGGCGTCGCACCCGTCGCCCCGCCCCGGCCGCGCTCGGCGCCGGTGGTCCGCTCGCGCACGCTCCTCGTCGACGCCCCGCTGCAGCGCCTGCGCCGCACCGAGGACCTCCTCGACCTCGTCCTGTGCGTGCTCGGCGTCGGCTCCATGCTCATCCTCGCCGCCTACGCGCACGAGACCACCACCGGCGTCACCCAGGACGTCCAGAACGCCCTCGCCGTGGTGCTCCGCCAGATCCTCGTCTTCCCCCTGCAGGCCATCGAGGGCCTGGCCACCCTCATCCTCCCGATCGCCGTCCTCCTTGACCAGGTCCTCCACCGCGCCTGGCGCGGCGCCGCCCTGTCCGGCCTCGCCGCCGTCGGCGGCTGGCTCATCGGCGTCCTCGCGCACGCGGCCGTCGCTGCCTGGGCTCCGACAGCGCTCGTCTCCGGTCTCACGGTCACGGCCTCCGGCAGCGCCCAGATCGGCATCTCGGCGACCTTCGCCTCGCTGGCCGCCCTGCTGACCGCGGCGGGCGAGCGACGCTCCTCCTCGATGGTCCGCTACGGCTGGGCCGCGGTGTGGACCGTCGTCGGCCTCGCCGTCCTGCGCTCGGCCCTCAGCCTGCCGGGCGCCGTCCTGTCCGTCCTGCTGGGACGGCTCGTCGGCGTCGCCGTCCGCTACGCCTTCGGGGTGGAGGACCGCCGCGTCCACGGCATCAACCTGGTCCGGGCCCTGCGCCGCGCCGGGGTCGACGCCGTCAGGGTCGTCCGGATGGACCCGGCCCCGGAGTCCCGGGCCTGGACCGTCACGACCGACTCGCCCCTGGGCTACACCGAGCGCGTCCGCGAGAACCCGCTCACCGCGCCCGTCCCGGACGAGCAGCTCCCCGGCGTCGGGGACGACCTGCCCGACGAGGTCGCCGTCCCCGAGGACGCCCCCTCCCCCGACGCCGCGGGCGCTGCCCCCGACCGCGGCGGCGACGCCGTCCAGGGCTCCCTCTTCGGCTCCTCCCAGCACGACGACGGCGCGGTCGGCCTCGACGGGCAGCCCGAGGACGTCAACCGGATCGTCCCCGCCGACGACGTCGACCTGGCAGCCGTCCTCGCGGAGGCCCACTCCGGGGCGCTCGTCGAGGGCCGGCCCTCCGCCCACCGCCTCTACGCCGTCTGGGACTCCGAGGGCCGCCGCCGCGACGTCACCCTCCTCGACTCCGACCGCCAGGTCGCCGGCTTCCTCTCCACCGTCTGGGACCGCCTGCGCGTCAAGGGCCTCTCCCCCGACCGCGACCTGTCCGTGCGCCCCGCGGCCGAGCACGCCGCCCTCATGACCCTCGAGGCCCGCCGCGCCGGCGTGCGCACCCCGGGCCTGTTCGGCATGGCCGAGGCCGACGAGTCCGTCCTCCTCGTCACCGACCACATCGTCGGCGCCCGCTCGCTCGGGGACCTCGGCGACGAGGCCAGCGACGACGTCCTCGCCCAGCTGTGGGACCAGGTGCGCCGCGCCCACGCCGCCGGCCTCGCCCATCGCGCCATCGACGGCTCGAGCGTCATCGTCGACGCCACCGGCCGCGTCTGGCTCCTCGACTGGGACTCCGGCGAGACGATCTCCACCGAGCTGTCCCGCCGCGTCGACCTCGCCCAGACCCTCGCCCTCGTCGCCTCCGTCGCCGGGTTGGACCGGGCCATCGCGACCGCCTCCCGCTCCCTCACCACCGAGCAGCTCGCCTCGATCGCGCCGATGCTGCAGCGCGTCGTCCTCCCCGTGGCGACCCGTGAGGCGATGGGCCGCCGCGGCAAGGTGCTCCAGGAGCTGCGCGACGCCCTCGTCTCCCTCACGCCGACGGCGCACGCGGAGCCCGCCAAGCTCAACCGCTTCTCGGCGCGCACCGTCATCATGGCGGTCATCGCGCTCGTCGCCCTGTACACGCTGCTGGGCCGGATGAACTTCGAGGAGATCAGCTCCGCCGTCGCCGACGCGAACGTGTGGTGGATCCTCGGGGCCCTCGTCTTCTCCCTGGCCACCTACGTGGGCGCCGGCATCTCGCTCGTGGCCTTCTCCCCGGTGCGCCTGAGCCTGTGGAGGTCGACCGAGGTGCACCTGGCGAGCTCGGTGGTCTCCCTCGTCGCGCCGGCGGGAGTGGGCGGTGCGGCCATCAACCTGCGCTTCCTCAACCGCAAGGGCGTCCCGACGGCGATCGGCGTCGCCACCGTGGCCCTCGTCCAGGTCATCCAGTTCGGCGTCACCGTCGTGCTGCTGCTCATCCTCGCGGCGACGACCGGCCAGTCGACGGGGCTCACGCTGCCGTCCGGCTGGGTCATCGCCCTGGCGCTCGTGCTCGTCGCAGCCGTCGCGATCGCGCTCGTCATCCCCAAGGTCCGCACCTGGATCTGGGCGAAGATCGAGCCGACCTACCGCCAGGTGTGGCCGCGGCTCGTGTGGGTCGTGTCCAACCCGGTGCGTCTGGCCGCGGGCGTGGGCGGCACGATCATCCTGTCGCTCTCCTACATCCTGGCCTTCGGGGCGAGCCTGTGGGCCTTCGGCTACACCCTGTCCTTCTCGGTCCTCGCGATCACGTACCTCGCGTCCAACACGGTCGGCTCGATCGTGCCCTCCCCCGGTGGCATCGGCCCGGTGGAGCTGGCGCTGACGGCCGGTCTGGCGACGGCGGGCGTACCGAGCGGTGTGGCCCTGTCGACGGCGCTCGTGTACCGCCTCGTCACCTTCTGGATCCCGATCCCGGTGGGCTGGCTGAGCCTGCAGCGCCTCCAGAAGAAGGGCGACCTCTAG
- a CDS encoding IS481 family transposase, which translates to MTHANAPLTPEGRRRLAVLVVDQGWSLRRAAERFQCSPATAKRWVDRYRSGLELTDRSSRPSSSPGRLPRRTEHRIIALRFTRRWGPHRIAYHLRLHRSTVGRVLARYHMPKLANIDQSTGLPVRKPAPRRYEVAAPGLLVHVDVKKQGRIPDGGGWRVHGRGSVQDRTAGAVRDRAARAGAPGSRGYRYLHHAVDDYSRVAYSEILDDERKETAAAFWQRANAFFSGLGVTVTAVMTDNGACYRSRAFADALGQAVKHKWTKPYRPQTNGKVERFNRTLAAEWAYAAVYTDEAERTAAYTTWLHYYNHHRPHTGIGGQTPSDRVHNLTGKYI; encoded by the coding sequence ATGACTCACGCTAACGCGCCTTTGACGCCGGAGGGGCGTCGTCGCCTCGCTGTTCTCGTCGTCGATCAGGGCTGGTCCCTGCGGCGCGCCGCCGAACGGTTCCAGTGCTCGCCGGCGACGGCGAAGCGGTGGGTGGACAGGTACCGGTCCGGGCTGGAGCTGACCGACCGAAGCTCGAGGCCGAGTTCCTCCCCAGGGCGACTGCCTCGCAGGACGGAGCACCGGATCATCGCGCTGCGGTTCACACGTCGGTGGGGTCCCCACCGGATCGCCTATCACCTGCGGCTGCACCGCTCCACGGTCGGACGGGTACTGGCCCGCTATCACATGCCGAAGCTGGCCAACATCGACCAGTCCACCGGGCTGCCAGTGCGCAAGCCGGCACCGCGGCGGTACGAGGTCGCTGCGCCCGGCCTGCTGGTGCACGTTGACGTCAAGAAGCAAGGCCGCATCCCCGACGGCGGCGGCTGGCGGGTCCACGGTCGCGGATCCGTCCAGGACCGCACCGCGGGCGCTGTGCGCGATCGAGCCGCCAGGGCAGGGGCGCCGGGCTCGCGCGGCTACCGGTACCTGCACCACGCCGTCGACGACTACTCCAGGGTCGCGTACTCCGAGATCCTCGACGACGAGCGCAAGGAGACCGCGGCCGCCTTCTGGCAACGAGCGAACGCGTTCTTCTCCGGCCTCGGCGTCACCGTCACCGCCGTGATGACGGACAATGGCGCCTGCTACCGCTCGCGCGCCTTCGCTGATGCCCTCGGCCAGGCCGTCAAGCACAAGTGGACCAAGCCCTACCGGCCGCAGACCAACGGCAAGGTCGAGCGCTTCAACCGCACTCTCGCCGCCGAGTGGGCGTATGCCGCCGTCTACACCGACGAGGCAGAGCGAACCGCCGCCTACACGACCTGGCTGCACTACTACAATCACCACCGACCCCACACCGGAATCGGCGGCCAGACCCCCTCAGACCGCGTTCACAACCTCACGGGGAAGTACATCTAG
- a CDS encoding glycosyltransferase family 2 protein, with the protein MTTSTRTSGEGGGPGGLDPDRALVSVICPAYDRGPALTRTLDSVLGQSHGRLELLVGDDGSTDDTREVVRAAASEDPRVRLLELAHHGDPGPVRARLLAEARGSVIAYVDHDDTWSPDHLARSLESLAELPPNTVHVAGASYTEPTGGHALSRHGGTWDRTSTVLDPLFEPTRVVHRAGLLRGRDGWRPSYGGMEDWDLWWRLSGRGTRFHLDDAVTVTIPLAPTTRRNRLRFLPTLTLATVPDRTEATEAVERWARAHAQPGTELPAWLSLLALPTREGWTLGFGAPVVTRRHAQEIRRLLPTRLPHLVAEATETLTTVPAPTTRPGA; encoded by the coding sequence GTGACCACGTCGACCAGGACGTCGGGGGAGGGCGGCGGTCCGGGCGGCCTGGACCCGGACCGCGCCCTCGTCTCGGTGATCTGCCCCGCCTACGACCGCGGGCCCGCCCTCACCCGCACGCTCGACTCCGTGCTCGGCCAGAGCCACGGCCGCCTCGAGCTCCTGGTCGGCGACGACGGATCCACCGACGACACCCGCGAGGTCGTCCGCGCAGCCGCCTCCGAGGACCCTCGCGTCCGCCTCCTCGAGCTCGCCCACCACGGCGACCCCGGACCGGTGCGCGCACGACTCCTGGCCGAGGCGCGCGGGAGCGTCATCGCCTACGTCGACCACGACGACACCTGGTCCCCCGACCACCTGGCCCGCTCACTGGAGTCGCTGGCCGAGCTCCCGCCCAACACCGTCCACGTCGCGGGCGCCTCCTACACCGAACCGACCGGTGGGCACGCCCTGAGCCGGCACGGCGGCACGTGGGACCGGACCAGCACCGTCCTCGACCCCCTCTTCGAACCCACCCGCGTCGTCCACCGGGCCGGCCTCCTGCGAGGCCGAGACGGCTGGCGGCCCTCGTACGGGGGCATGGAGGACTGGGACCTGTGGTGGCGGCTGTCAGGGCGGGGCACCCGCTTCCACCTCGACGACGCGGTCACCGTCACCATCCCCCTGGCCCCCACCACCCGGCGCAACCGCCTGCGATTCCTCCCCACCCTCACCCTCGCCACCGTGCCGGACCGAACCGAGGCGACCGAGGCCGTCGAGCGCTGGGCCCGAGCCCACGCGCAGCCCGGCACCGAGCTGCCCGCCTGGCTCAGCCTCCTCGCCCTGCCCACCCGCGAGGGCTGGACCCTCGGCTTCGGCGCACCCGTCGTCACACGCCGCCACGCCCAGGAGATCCGCCGGCTCCTGCCCACCCGCCTCCCCCACCTCGTCGCCGAGGCGACCGAGACGCTCACCACCGTACCCGCACCGACCACACGCCCTGGAGCCTGA
- the mpaP gene encoding daptide biosynthesis intramembrane metalloprotease has protein sequence MSDTTVLPPPLRLRPGVEVIPPQAERTRWIVRDARGRLLQVGPDLGPLLLLLAGSPGGLTAQELADRARAPWTPQLVRDVAGAPALHQLLTEDGTADAEQRPRALSVDHDGALVLKLCLNRVEPFFAACRPVLERLRRSHAGWLAVLTSLLGVLPLLQAIADPLGPLYRVMPTGSYLVVVVALLATTVVHELAHGLTLSALGGLPHRVGLMVFYLAPAAFCDVTDAWLLPRRHRVAVASAGVVAQTCLGAEALLGSELTDGAVSGVLAWYGAATYLTALINLLPLLKLDGYVALAGWLDRPNLRRDAIAATRSRLAGAPGAEGAPRWVLALGLGCVLAPVVAVWAGLLVLLPQLLRLGLPGLVVAVGLVLAAAACLLTGGARVLRELPASNRRRLALVSTALVALTLLVPVSASTSMGFEVQDDGTVLAYGSTEVIAASGASDDGAEVALHRAGLLTGPTLTDGTVTGTRTCSLPRQAVSPVRTTGTLSPSQCLLIVPGAGADRALASGTTGRVTITGPARPLAVLLRQQAALALSAL, from the coding sequence ATGTCCGACACCACCGTCCTGCCCCCGCCCCTGCGCCTGCGCCCGGGCGTCGAGGTCATCCCTCCCCAGGCGGAGCGGACGCGCTGGATCGTGCGCGACGCACGCGGCCGCCTCCTCCAGGTCGGCCCCGACCTGGGACCGCTCCTGCTCCTGCTCGCGGGCTCCCCGGGCGGACTCACCGCGCAGGAGCTCGCCGACCGAGCCCGGGCCCCCTGGACCCCGCAGCTCGTGCGCGACGTCGCCGGAGCGCCTGCGCTCCACCAGCTGCTCACGGAGGACGGCACCGCCGACGCCGAGCAGCGCCCCCGGGCGCTCAGCGTGGACCACGACGGCGCCCTCGTCCTCAAGCTCTGCCTCAACCGGGTCGAACCCTTCTTCGCGGCCTGCCGCCCCGTGCTCGAGCGGCTCCGCCGCAGCCACGCGGGCTGGCTCGCCGTCCTCACGTCCCTGCTCGGCGTCCTCCCCCTCCTGCAGGCGATCGCCGACCCCCTCGGTCCCCTCTACCGGGTCATGCCCACGGGCTCCTACCTCGTGGTCGTCGTCGCCCTCCTCGCGACCACCGTCGTGCACGAGCTCGCCCACGGACTGACGCTCTCCGCCCTCGGGGGCCTCCCCCACCGCGTCGGCCTCATGGTGTTCTACCTCGCGCCCGCCGCCTTCTGCGACGTCACGGACGCCTGGCTGCTCCCGCGCCGCCACCGCGTCGCCGTGGCCTCCGCCGGCGTCGTCGCCCAGACCTGCCTGGGCGCGGAAGCCCTCCTGGGCTCAGAGCTCACCGACGGCGCGGTCTCCGGCGTCCTCGCCTGGTACGGGGCGGCGACCTACCTCACCGCCCTCATCAACCTCCTGCCCCTCCTCAAGCTCGACGGCTACGTCGCCCTCGCCGGCTGGCTGGACCGCCCCAACCTGCGTCGCGACGCCATCGCCGCGACGCGCTCGCGCCTGGCCGGCGCGCCCGGCGCGGAGGGCGCCCCGCGATGGGTCCTCGCCCTCGGCCTGGGCTGCGTCCTCGCCCCCGTCGTCGCCGTGTGGGCGGGCCTCCTCGTCCTCCTGCCCCAGCTCCTCCGGCTCGGCCTGCCCGGCCTCGTGGTGGCGGTCGGCCTCGTCCTGGCCGCCGCGGCCTGCCTGCTGACCGGCGGGGCACGGGTGCTGCGCGAGCTCCCCGCGTCCAACCGTCGCCGGCTGGCGCTGGTCAGCACCGCCCTCGTCGCCCTCACCCTCCTCGTACCCGTGTCCGCCTCCACCTCGATGGGCTTCGAGGTCCAGGACGACGGCACCGTGCTCGCCTACGGCAGCACGGAGGTCATCGCCGCCTCCGGCGCGAGCGACGACGGCGCCGAGGTCGCGCTCCACCGGGCCGGCCTCCTCACCGGCCCGACCCTCACCGACGGGACCGTCACGGGGACGCGCACCTGCTCCCTGCCCCGCCAGGCGGTCTCCCCCGTCCGCACAACCGGCACGCTGTCCCCGTCCCAGTGCCTGCTCATCGTCCCCGGCGCCGGCGCCGACCGGGCCCTCGCCTCCGGCACGACCGGCCGCGTCACCATCACCGGCCCCGCACGCCCGCTGGCCGTCCTGCTCCGCCAGCAAGCCGCTCTCGCCCTGTCCGCGCTCTGA
- a CDS encoding ABC transporter ATP-binding protein, with product MPTLIDIDHVTKRFRSTTAVDDVTFSLLPGQALGLLGPNGAGKTTTMRLLQGALRPSSGEITIAGHRPLEVPRVDHVVGFAFDGTGLPAGQTVGDHLAAHRLSTGVGERRMRSLIEEFDLGRLLRRRVKQLSTGERKRVSLATAMTAEPQVLVLDEPTNGLDIEGAHWIREVLLGHVASGGSLLVSSHILSEIERVVDSVVVIKQHQVFSGTLDELRLHGSSLEDAYLSLVSPTTRSLAA from the coding sequence GTGCCCACTCTCATCGACATCGACCACGTCACCAAGCGGTTCCGCTCGACGACGGCCGTCGACGACGTCACCTTCTCCCTCCTGCCCGGCCAGGCCCTCGGGCTCCTCGGCCCCAACGGGGCCGGCAAGACCACCACGATGCGTCTCCTCCAGGGTGCGCTGCGCCCCAGCTCCGGCGAGATCACGATCGCCGGGCACCGCCCGCTCGAGGTCCCCCGGGTCGACCACGTCGTCGGCTTCGCCTTCGACGGCACCGGGCTCCCCGCGGGCCAGACCGTCGGGGACCACCTCGCCGCCCACCGTCTGAGCACCGGGGTCGGAGAGCGCCGCATGCGCTCCCTCATCGAGGAGTTCGACCTGGGCCGCCTCCTGCGCCGCCGCGTCAAGCAGCTGTCCACCGGCGAGCGCAAGCGCGTCAGCCTCGCCACGGCGATGACCGCCGAGCCCCAGGTCCTCGTCCTGGACGAGCCCACCAACGGCCTCGACATCGAGGGCGCCCACTGGATCCGCGAGGTCCTCCTCGGGCACGTCGCCTCGGGCGGCTCCCTGCTCGTCTCCAGCCACATCCTCTCCGAGATCGAGCGGGTCGTCGACAGCGTCGTCGTCATCAAGCAGCACCAGGTCTTCAGCGGAACCCTCGACGAGCTCCGCCTCCACGGCTCCTCCCTCGAGGACGCCTACCTGTCCCTCGTCAGCCCGACCACCAGGAGCCTCGCAGCATGA
- the mpaM gene encoding daptide-type RiPP biosynthesis methyltransferase yields MAGTALASLYTGAGAQHYHDLCLHDTTEVQDVLEALAEIDDPALDDLRVLEMASGSGRVTLPMAAAGHRVLATDLSEDMLDILRSRLTERAALHAGIAQRVEVRCADMTTFTAQERFRAVCLPTVSITLLRAEQQRRALERAAHHLAPGGRLVLSTTTVSPQAPTSITTALGDGVSLTEEVDRARGTRRTVLTWGGETFVSELHLAPAPRITVQLTALGLEILSQRPTRGTPLSGHGSVLIVAERPRGL; encoded by the coding sequence ATGGCTGGCACCGCCCTCGCGAGCCTGTACACCGGCGCCGGAGCCCAGCACTACCACGACCTCTGCCTCCACGACACGACCGAGGTCCAGGACGTCCTCGAGGCCCTCGCCGAGATCGACGACCCGGCCCTGGACGACCTCAGGGTGCTGGAGATGGCCAGCGGCTCGGGCCGGGTCACCCTCCCGATGGCGGCCGCCGGGCACCGCGTCCTGGCCACCGACCTGAGCGAGGACATGCTGGACATCCTCCGGTCGCGCCTGACCGAGCGGGCCGCGCTCCACGCCGGCATCGCCCAGCGCGTCGAGGTGCGCTGCGCGGACATGACGACCTTCACGGCGCAGGAGCGGTTCAGGGCCGTGTGCCTGCCGACCGTCTCCATCACGCTCCTGCGCGCCGAGCAGCAGCGCCGTGCGCTCGAGCGCGCGGCCCACCACCTCGCCCCCGGCGGCCGCCTCGTCCTGTCCACGACGACCGTCTCCCCGCAGGCGCCCACGAGCATCACGACCGCCCTCGGCGACGGCGTCAGCCTCACCGAGGAGGTCGACCGCGCACGCGGCACCCGTCGGACGGTCCTCACCTGGGGCGGGGAGACCTTCGTCAGCGAGCTCCACCTCGCCCCCGCCCCCCGCATCACCGTCCAGCTCACCGCGCTGGGCCTGGAGATCCTGTCCCAGCGCCCCACCCGCGGGACGCCCCTGTCCGGCCACGGCAGCGTCCTCATCGTCGCCGAGCGCCCCCGCGGGCTCTGA
- the mpaD gene encoding daptide-type RiPP biosynthesis aminotransferase encodes MATADRTAPTARAPRAARPTTQFFVPPSAFSTTPYPVAAHGTRIRYADGSEALDGISGLWNVPLGYGHTGVADAVHTALLEASYLTSFRGSHAWADRASRAVLEVAGTDRYDRVLHTTSGSAALDSVIKLCRQYQLLRGEPSRQVLVTLKGSYHGTTMGAMALTGDDLCQSAYGVDLRTVRHVDHRRPRDLARLLERESERVAAVVIEPVQGSGTHVVGRDFLEQVLAGRREHGYLVVADEVATGFGRTGPMFASERWPEAPDVLASSKGLTNGTQAASVVLLSPKVTRVLDEADSPVMHGETQAGSPASCAAILATIEAFRSEDVLRRGERVAAQLDARLRELADAVPGARTTGAGCFRSLTVPGLDAAGVTELITRCRAAGAVVQPGPSSFQVVPALVYEEADLDLLMDRVHQAVTEVLGLRAVSAA; translated from the coding sequence ATGGCCACCGCAGACAGGACCGCCCCCACCGCCCGGGCACCGCGGGCCGCCCGCCCCACCACCCAGTTCTTCGTCCCGCCCTCCGCCTTCTCCACGACGCCGTACCCCGTCGCGGCCCACGGCACCCGGATCCGCTACGCGGACGGCAGCGAGGCCCTCGACGGCATCTCCGGCCTGTGGAACGTCCCCCTCGGCTACGGTCACACGGGCGTCGCCGACGCCGTCCACACGGCCCTCCTCGAGGCCTCCTACCTCACGAGCTTCCGCGGCAGCCACGCCTGGGCGGACCGCGCCAGCCGCGCCGTCCTCGAGGTCGCCGGCACCGACCGCTACGACCGGGTCCTCCACACCACCTCCGGCTCGGCCGCCCTGGACAGCGTCATCAAGCTGTGCCGCCAGTACCAGCTCCTGCGGGGCGAGCCCTCGCGCCAGGTCCTCGTCACCCTCAAGGGCTCCTACCACGGAACCACCATGGGGGCGATGGCCCTCACCGGCGACGACCTGTGCCAGAGCGCCTACGGCGTCGACCTGCGCACCGTCCGCCACGTCGACCACCGCCGCCCCCGCGACCTGGCACGGCTCCTCGAGCGGGAGAGCGAGCGCGTCGCCGCCGTCGTCATCGAGCCCGTGCAGGGCTCCGGGACGCACGTCGTCGGCCGGGACTTCCTCGAGCAGGTCCTCGCCGGCCGGCGCGAGCACGGCTACCTCGTCGTCGCCGACGAGGTGGCCACCGGCTTCGGTCGCACCGGCCCCATGTTCGCCTCGGAGCGGTGGCCGGAGGCCCCCGACGTCCTCGCGTCCTCCAAGGGGCTGACCAACGGCACCCAGGCCGCCTCCGTCGTCCTCCTCTCCCCGAAGGTCACCCGCGTCCTCGACGAGGCCGACTCCCCCGTCATGCACGGGGAGACGCAGGCGGGGTCCCCCGCCTCCTGCGCCGCGATCCTCGCCACCATCGAGGCCTTCCGCTCCGAGGACGTCCTGCGTCGCGGCGAGCGCGTCGCCGCCCAGCTCGACGCCCGCCTCCGCGAGCTGGCCGACGCCGTCCCCGGGGCGCGCACCACGGGGGCCGGCTGCTTCCGCTCGCTCACGGTGCCGGGCCTCGACGCCGCCGGCGTCACCGAGCTCATCACCCGCTGCCGGGCCGCCGGCGCCGTGGTCCAGCCGGGTCCCAGCTCCTTCCAGGTCGTGCCGGCCCTGGTCTACGAGGAGGCGGACCTCGACCTCCTCATGGACCGCGTCCACCAGGCCGTCACCGAGGTCCTCGGCCTCAGGGCGGTGAGCGCGGCATGA
- a CDS encoding iron-containing alcohol dehydrogenase, with translation MSAPAAPPVLLPPASGLCVGPWASCLTRRPELVLVDDAVREDVASALPAGARVVAVHGTADLPTVRSTAEAIEKQDPSGVLAVGGGATMDLAKLALLLAEHPGTAPRIERTSQRCGLVSLGRLPRRRHLTLVPTTTGTGSESSAGACFDHPWGADGERARSLVASPALAADHAVIDPALLTTLPDRLVIEGLVEALSRVLAPAVTTPSALEPCEWEAEALAAHLLALLDRLRSGRCPTEELLRAAALASSLTHRGSSLAGRGSAPSPVWFVATELSMVLGTRKNVALAALLEQWVALVRAGHEEWGDAERLNRLLPSASLDLGGLGLPTALDAPPHALERTTDRLRARWGGRLPMMGRFAPEQLDRLLAPVLGEAGSRD, from the coding sequence ATGAGCGCGCCCGCGGCTCCGCCGGTCCTCCTGCCTCCCGCCTCCGGCCTCTGCGTCGGCCCCTGGGCCTCCTGCCTGACCCGGCGACCCGAGCTCGTCCTCGTCGACGACGCCGTCCGCGAGGACGTCGCCTCCGCGCTCCCCGCCGGCGCGAGGGTCGTCGCCGTCCACGGCACCGCCGACCTCCCGACGGTCCGCTCCACCGCCGAGGCGATCGAGAAGCAGGACCCCTCCGGCGTCCTGGCGGTGGGCGGCGGCGCCACGATGGACCTGGCGAAGCTCGCCCTCCTCCTCGCCGAGCACCCCGGGACCGCCCCACGGATCGAGCGCACCTCCCAGCGCTGCGGCCTCGTCAGCCTGGGGCGCCTGCCCCGACGCCGGCACCTCACCCTCGTCCCCACGACGACCGGGACCGGGTCCGAGTCGAGCGCGGGCGCCTGCTTCGACCACCCCTGGGGCGCCGACGGCGAACGGGCCCGCAGCCTCGTCGCCTCTCCGGCCCTCGCCGCCGACCACGCCGTCATCGACCCGGCCCTCCTCACCACCCTGCCCGACCGGCTCGTCATCGAGGGGCTCGTCGAGGCCCTCAGCCGGGTCCTGGCCCCCGCGGTCACGACCCCCAGCGCCCTGGAGCCCTGCGAGTGGGAGGCCGAGGCCCTGGCCGCGCACCTCCTCGCGCTGCTCGACCGGCTGCGCTCGGGCCGCTGCCCCACCGAGGAGCTGTTACGGGCGGCCGCGCTCGCCTCCTCCCTCACCCACCGCGGCTCCTCGCTCGCCGGGCGGGGAAGCGCCCCCTCCCCCGTGTGGTTCGTCGCCACCGAGCTGTCCATGGTGCTGGGGACGAGGAAGAACGTCGCCCTCGCCGCCCTGCTCGAGCAATGGGTGGCGCTGGTCCGCGCCGGGCACGAGGAGTGGGGGGATGCGGAGCGCCTCAACCGGCTCCTCCCCTCGGCCTCCCTCGACCTGGGCGGGCTCGGCCTGCCGACGGCGCTCGACGCTCCCCCGCACGCCCTGGAGCGGACCACCGACCGCCTGCGCGCCCGCTGGGGCGGGAGGCTGCCCATGATGGGGCGCTTCGCCCCCGAGCAGCTGGATCGCCTCCTCGCCCCGGTCCTCGGGGAGGCGGGGAGCCGTGACTGA